The genomic stretch CCGAGCACGCTGGAGCAACCGCTGGAAGCCCGCCCTCAACGCGTTCGCAGTGACATTCGAAGGACGAATCGAGATCAACGATTAACAAAATAGACAACAGGACTTACACCGAAAATCTGACAGACCCGCGCAAGCGGGCGACCGGATCAGCACCGCACCCGCGGATCTCGATCTGAAGGACGACACCAAAGAGGAGGCCTTCGAGGCGGCCCTCAAGCTCGCCTACGCCGTTTCCGGCGGCCGAGTTCGGCTCGACGAGCTAGCAGCCCGTAGCGGCCCCGGCGCGCGCGCCCGCTACGAGCAGCTCTACCCGCCGGCAATCCATGAAGCGGGCCTCGACGAGGTCGAGCTGCTCGAAACCTTCCCAGTCCTGACTACGGTCTTCGGCTACACCCGCGGCGAAGCGGCCGCCGGGGCCTCTACCCTCCGACCCTTCCGCGCAGCCGACGGCAGCATCCGCCTACACGCGATCAAGGCCGAAACCGAGGGCCTGCTCTTCCGCCTCGACCCACTCCGCGTCGCGAGCTGGCTCACCGCGCGCGGGCACCTCACGACCGCGCCGAGTGACCCGTACGAGGCGCGGCTGGCGATCATTCGCAGCTGCGAAATCCCGCGCGCCGGCGAAGACCCCGCGCTCGACACACCAGGCGCCGACCTTCTACGCCTCATCCACTCCCTCTCGCACCGAATCATCCGCAAGATTTCCGCCTTCGCCGGCGTCGAACGCGACGCGCTCAGCGAATACCTCGTCCCACTCCATCTCGGCTTCGTCGTGTTCGCCGCCAGCCGCGGCGACTTCGTCCTCGGCGGCCTCCAGGCCCTGTTCGAGAACGACCTCGACAAGGCGCTGCGAGAGGTCGTGCACGGTGAACCGCGCTGCGCACTCGACCCCGGCTGCACCCGCAACGGCTCCGCATGCGCCGTCTGCCTGCATGTCGGCGAACCATCCTGCCGCTACTACAACCAATTCCTCGCCCGAACCACCCTCTTCGGACCCGACGGCTACCTCAACCCATGACCGTGGAGCCGGAAACCTTCGTCGCGATCGGCGCCCTGCTTGCCCGCGCACGCAACCTCGACGAAGCAACTAACGCGAGGGAAGGCCGGGGTCAGGTCTTCTTCGTTCCACCTGGCCGTGATCGCGCCCGTCCAGCGGGGTTACGGTTTGCGCGAGATAGCCGAGACGTGCGGCGACGTTGCGCCCGCTGGGAGCCGTGCGCCAAGGCGATCAGTCGAGACGAAGAAGACGTGGCCTCCGATCATCAGCCGATCCTCGCAGACTTGCGGTCGGGACAGCCAAGTGGAACGAAGAAGACCAGACCCCCGATCCCCCCTATATGTCGACCTGGATGGTCATGGGCGTACGTTGTTGTCCTCGAGTTCCTTGCGGATCCGAGTGATGCCGCGGGCAAATCGCATCTTGCAGGTAGCTTCGCTCTGGCCGATGAGCTCGGCGATCTCGGCGAACGGCAGCCCGCGGAGGAGGCGAAGCACGACGACGGTTCGCTGCTCTTCGGATAGATGTGCGATGGCCGTCTCGAGCGCTGCCCGCACGTTCGGGCCGTACTCGTCGGTTGAGTGGAGTGTGTCGACATTCCATGGTGCTGCTGCCTGGGGCGTCCGGCTGCGCCGCCGTATCTCATCGGCCA from Gaiella occulta encodes the following:
- a CDS encoding RNA polymerase sigma factor; translated protein: MTHPPKRSTLAERAYRQYRLRIYRFFMRRTGSPADAEDLTQRVFADAVEAFAGDATPPDSMLAWLYTVAYRRMADEIRRRSRTPQAAAPWNVDTLHSTDEYGPNVRAALETAIAHLSEEQRTVVVLRLLRGLPFAEIAELIGQSEATCKMRFARGITRIRKELEDNNVRP